The sequence below is a genomic window from Macadamia integrifolia cultivar HAES 741 chromosome 1, SCU_Mint_v3, whole genome shotgun sequence.
NNNNNNNNNNNNNNNNNNNNNNNNNNNNNNNNNNNNNNNNNNNNNNNNNNNNNNNNNNNNNNNNNNNNNNNNNNNNNNNNNNNNNNNNNNNNNNNNNNNNNNNNNNNNNNNNNNNNNNNNNNNNNNNNNNNNNNNNNNNNNNNNNNNNNNNNNNNNNNNNNNNNNNNNNNNNNNNNNNNNNNNNNNNNNNNNNNNNNNNNNNNNNNNNNNNNNNNNNNNNNNNNNNNNNNNNNNNNNNNNNNNNNNNNNNNNNNNNNNNNNNNNNNNNNNNNNNNNNNNNNNNNNNNNNNNNNNNNNNNNNNNNNNNNNNNNNNNNNNNNNNNNNNNNNNNNNNNNNNNNNNNNNNNNNNNNNNNNNNNNNNNNNNNNNNNNNNNNNNNNNNNNNNNNNNNNNNNNNNNNNNNNNNNNNNNNNNNNNNNNNNNNNNNNNNNNNNNNNNNNNNNNNNNNNNNNNNNNNNNNNNNNNNNNNNNNNNNNNNNNNNNNNNNNNNNNNNNNNNNNNNNNNNNNNNNNNNNNNNNNNNNNNNNNNNNNNNNNNNNNNNNNNNNNNNNNNNNNNNNNNNNNNNNNNNNNNNNNNNNNNNNNNNNNNNNNNNNNNNNNNNNNNNNNNNNNNNNNNNNNNNNNNNNNNNNNNNNNNNNNNNNNNNNNNNNNNNNNNNNNNNNNNNNNNNNNNNNNNNNNNNNNNNNNNNNNNNNNNNNNNNNNNNNNNNNNNNNNNNNNNNNNNNNNNNNNNNNNNNNNNNNNNNNNNNNNNNNNNNNNNNNNNNNNNNNNNNNNNNNNNNNNNNNNNNNNNNNNNNNNNNNNNNNNNNNNNNNNNNNNNNNNNNNNNNNNNNNNNNNNNNNNNNNNNNNNNNNNNNNNNNNNNNNNNNNNNNNNNNNNNNNNNNNNNNNNNNNNNNNNNNNNNNNNNNNNNNNNNNNNNNNNNNNNNNNNNNNNNNNNNNNNNNNNNNNNNNNNNNNNNNNNNNNNNNNNNNNNNNNNNNNNNNNNNNNNNNNNNNNNNNNNNNNNNNNNNNNNNNNNNNNNNNNNNNNNNNNNNNNNNNNNNNNNNNNNNNNNNNNNNNNNNNNNNNNNNNNNNNNNNNNNNNNNNNNNNNNNNNNNNNNNNNNNNNNNNNNNNNNNNNNNNNNNNNNNNNNNNNNNNNNNNNNNNNNNNNNNNNNNNNNNNNNNNNNNNNNNNNNNNNNNNNNNNNNNNNNNNNNNNNNNNNNNNNNNNNNNNNNNNNNNNNNNNNNNNNNNNNNNNNNNNNNNNNNNNNNNNNNNNNNNNNNNNNNNNNNNNNNNNNNNNNNNNNNNNNNNNNNNNNNNNNNNNNNNNNNNNNNNNNNNNNNNNNNNNNNNNNNNNNNNNNNNNNNNNNNNNNNNNNNNNNNNNNNNNNNNNNNNNNNNNNNNNNNNNNNNNNNNNNNNNNNNNNNNNNNNNNNNNNNNNNNNNNNNNNNNNNNNNNNNNNNNNNNNNNNNNNNNNNNNNNNNNNNNNNNNNNNNNNNNNNNNNNNNNNNNNNNNNNNNNNNNNNNNNNNNNNNNNNNNNNNNNNNNNNNNNNNNNNNNNNNNNNNNccccacccccacccccacccccgccCCACAATAACCCTCACAAAACAGAGATACGTAATGGATTCTGCAACGGAGCTCGGAGGATGGATTAATGGCGACGAGAGCGCAAAAGAAATGCTTGAAAGGGTCTTAACAGAGCGTCCTTTATTGCTTCTCCCTCCTCTCCATCGCGTTCCTCTCCGTGTCGGTAACGTGGTTGAGATCGTAGGTCCTTCCCCCTCCGCCAAAACCCAGATACTGGTCCAGGTATTCCCTCTTTTCTTATGTATATTTCATAGGATGAAAATGATATTTGATGTTTTTTATTAAGGTTTTCTTGAAGTAATTTAATCATTTCACTCTGATAGGTTTTCTTAAATTATTACATTCTCTAAAGGTTTCTCCAATTATATGAAGATGCTCTGGTCCATATAAATAATACGTTTCTGTTTGTATTACATGTAGGCTGCAATCAGTTGTGTTCTTCCCAGAGAGTGGAATGGAGTGTATTATGGTGGCTTAGAGCGTTTAGTAATCTACTTTGATTTGGATTGTCGCTTTGATATTCTACGTCTCTCGGAATCACTAAAGTTGCACATAATGGAAGCTAACAGTAAGTCTTATGCTTCTTTTTGTTCAATCTAACTATAATACTATTATTATGaactttcttttatttggaTTTAATGTTTCATTTGTAATAAAAGGAAATCGAATAATCTATATGTGTTGTGTCCCTACCCTTTTGTTACTGAATTTTTGTTGTCACTTGGCGGTATTTCATTCTTGAACACCACTATTGTATATAGTTTCATATATAATCCGTAGTGCACCTGATAGAATAAATTGGTgcattttttggaaaatttcaaTGATATTGAACCATAGGTTGgttccattatttatttatggatCTTATagattcttctccctctctttttggTAGTCATAACTTTCTTCCTTGccacatttgtttgaatttTTCCTACTCCCTctgcaattaattttttttcaattaatttatttgttttattaaatTACTAAAATATTCTGGTGAAAACCAAGATAATTGGAACTTATGAGCACAATAAGAAAGAAACTGAAACCATAGGTGATGACATCTCACAACAAATCTGTGGTTTTTACGAAACTTGCTTGTCAAAGTGAGTCATCCACTAACTCATTTGCTATCTTTTCCAACACTGTAAGTAGGTGAAAATGGTAGACTTTGAAGACCTGGTTTGTCTAATAAGACTTGACAGACATGCACCACGGGATGATCTTTCCCCTTCCCAATCCGCACTGGACCTCCACCTTTAGAGTCACCTTCCCCCATTGGACCTCAGTAGATCCAATGACTGTGGCTTCCCATTACCAAAATGCAGTATTGATACTTGAAGTTCCAAGGTTATGCCCCCTATAGCCTTTCCTACtggaccaattttttttttttttcttaaaacatGTCCAATTGTCCATATCATATTATGTGTCTGATTGTCTGGTTTGAACTTTTGTGCTTCCGATATGCTTTAGGTGCTCATTTAAACTCCAAACACAGTTCTCATACATTTGATTTACTGATGCTTGGAGTACAATTTTGAATGACGAGTCAATTTTATTCCTCATGTAGAAATTGAGCAAATGACCTCATTCACTTATTGAAGTTGGTTTTTAATTTGACTAGGATCAAGCAATATGAACAATGGGGGCCCAAATGAGGATTTCAATTTCGATGAGGAACTATTTGTATCTTGCATGAAACGTTTCTTGTACGTCCGTTCTTACAACAGTTTTGAATTTTTGGCTGCTCTTAAGGTGAGGAGTTCAACATTTACTTGACGTCACCGTTACAAGGGGTGTTTCCCACATTTCCCACAAAAATATTATCTATTTAGATGGTGCTATCCATTGTATAACCATAGTTTGAAATTTTGGAGGACCGAAAttttgatgaaatatttttgGTTTCTACAATTGATGAAATGGAATCGAATCGAGGGGtcttcaaccttttttttttttttttcactgaatGGACCATATTTGGTGCCATTTCAGTAATTTCAATGCTATTTCAGCCATTTTGGTTTCAGACACCGAAATCTTGTAACTTTGTGTGAACTGAAGTGGCCTCGAATAGTTCTTGGTGAACATTGTCATTGAAATATGAATGCAATATTTCTTTATAGTCacaatatattattattacaGTGTGGAAAAGGAAGTATTTGTTAATTATATTAAAGAGTTGTTTTATTTGCATTGGATTTATAGACATTGCATTGTCAACTTCAAAAGGAAAGTGAAGCACATGGTGTTGGTGTTCATTTCCTTATGATCGACAGGTCTGTCTTATAGTTCTTAAATTCTGAGTCTTTGTTATTTTCACTACTTTCTTTTTACactttctttatttccatttgaTTTTTGCAGAGATAGTGGTTCTGTTCAgtatttattttgtaaattaaaatttgattttctgtTGCCACAATTTTCTTGGTAGTTTCTTTATGTGGTTGGTGATTCATGAGCCAACTTCATGACAATGACACTGACTTGTGTCTTGATTTCATCTCTGACATGGCAACCCTAATAAACATGACACGCAGACATGTCCTTATAAGAGGCCCCGTCACGAAGCATTACCATttctacaaattttttttttttttactgacaacatcaaaagatttaaaaactgaaatttaaagaTATACACCATGTATATTTCTGGGTATCAGTGTTTGtaacttgtaaaaaaaaaaaaaaaaaaaaaaaaaaaaaaaaaaaaaggagttggATGGAAAGCATCAAATCTCTATAGTAGCATTGCAATGGTGGCCAAACTCCTGAGAGCTGATGCCAAGAGAGGTTTGCAACTTTACCACGTTTTTGCCCAAATTTATTTTGATCATTGATTTGATCACTGTAAGTCCCCAAAACTTGTTGaagggtctttttttttttttttttatgttaaatgATTTCCTCCAACCcatattgaagaaaaaaacaagtttCAAGGCCTTTTCAGTTGCTCTCTGTTTTGTTTCTCACTCACATTTTCTGTTCTGTAGGTTTAAAGGATGCATATCAAGTATCTTAACTGTATCGGTTCCGTATCAGCCCCATATTGGTCCTATATCGGTCGAtacaaacttaaaaaaaaaaaaaaacgactttgaaaaaagaaagtatCGTATTGATACCCACCATACCTATATGTATCGGCCAATTCAATACGATACCTGCTGATACTTAAACCCTGTGTACAGACCATTAAGTCTAGGACTCAGTTCCAATGGGTGTTTAGAACTATCCCAGTCTCTCTATAAAAGATCTGTCTGTATgcatttgaaatcaaaatttgaatgaaatttggTTTTACTATTCTTCTTTGATAGACAGACTGCAGAGGGATGCTGACCTGGTGAGATACTATGGTGGCTAGTGTGATTCTAGCCTAGGCTTGGGGTGAGATTCTTCAAGTCATTTCTCCTTATCTTTCTTTACTTCATCCTTTGTTATTAAAATTGCTCAATTTTGGTTGTGTTCTCACCTCCCTATGATCCTGTCTATTGAGGATTCTGATTTTGTTAAAAGGATTGAACCAGGATCCCATTAGCTTAGCCATAGAGAagaaatcattttatttcacGCTTgctattccccccccccccccccccccaatgggGCGGGCGGCAGGGCTGTCACTGAAAATCAAAATCTTGCTGTAAATTGCAAAAGCATATGAGGAACACATTTCTAAATGGAGCACAtctcctagaaaaaaaaaaaaaaaaaagaatcagaaaAGCATAGGAAATAAAGCAGTCTCAACTATTACCGAGGCAATGACTTTCCTTTACCTCCTAACCTGATTTAATTCATCCCTTCCAGAAAGTGCCGAAACAGAAATTCACCCGAAGGCAGTATAGCCAAGGCATTGAGaactaaagaaaatattttgctaactttcagttttataattttattaactTATCTCTCACATATGTGGTGATATTGTTTGCCTGTTTATACTGTCTGGGATTTTTAGATTCTCTTGGATTACTCACCCTGTTGAGTTGTGAAACCATGCTAGTTCCAGCACATATGTAAATGCTATATCTGGAAGATGGCTAATGTAATTTTACGTTATAATCTTAGTATTCAGTTCTGATTATTGACAGCATAAGTGCATTCTATTGGGTGGATCGAGCTTCTGCAATGCTACCAATTGGAGgtgataaaaggtaattaactGATTGGGATAATCTTTCACTTTGATTGGATAAAGTGTTGAAACATGTGATTTTTGGATCCTGCAAATATTGTTCTATGACAGGATAATTATTTTCTGACAATTATTGTCCCCTTCAGAATTCTTAGTTATAGTCATCATTGGTTACTGCTTTTTTAATATCACATTTCCTTCATGGCTTAGTTCTTGTTTCTTTCCTATTATACTGGGACCTTTACTTCAGGCTAAAAAGTTGAGGCTCTTTCTTGTTAtcttttatcattttcattttctatcTTCAGTCTCAGTTTGTTAATAGGCCAATGAAAATAATATTCTGGCATTTGGTCTGGTAGGAGATTCTGGTCTTTAACCAAGGTCCATAATTTCGACTCGAACAGGGttccaacccttgttgaaaCCGAAATATTTCACAAATActaaaattttggtcaaaatattATACATTTTTCGATCATTGCATTTTGGTGGTCAAACTGTTGAAGTTCCCCATAAAACATCAGGGAAAGCCTATTTAACCATGATTACATAAATTCAAACAAAAGATTGAAAAGAAAACACCAAAAAAGGTAGTTGGCTTCGAAGCTGAGGTTGCTACTAAACATTGTCGCACATTGTATCCTGTTCTATTATTTAGTACTAGAAAACACAACATTGCAATGAAAGCAATTGAAAAATGtattaaaattgaagaaaaccaTTTAATAGTACACAAATGTTAAAATGTGTTATCAAAGACACTAATAAGTACAactgttgacacccctataatTGAAGCTTTTTTGCAGAAAATCTAGATCCTAGGGTTCCACAGGTTTTGGTTGAAACACAAGTAATTGTTGCAATTTTGAACGGAATGAATTTTCAGATATATAATGGGAATGTAAAAGTTTTGCCAAAATGACTGGTatgttttgttcatttttgCAGTTCGACCAAAATTGCAGTTGAAACTTTGTAATCTTTTTGATGTGGCATAGTGTTCCATTTTGAGcctgaaaccaaaatatttcgcGAAACTTCAGTCATCTCAACCGGAATTTCGAACATCGTCTTTAACTACTTTATAATGTGCAATTTGGCAAATCTTAGTATAACAATAAGGTCTTCTCTATTGGTCCACTTTATTTTCTGGCTGATAGTATAAAATAAAGAGAGTTAAGAGTTGCTCTTCAAAGAGTAATCAGTAATGGCTCATTCAGGTTTTAGTGTAATGGATAGGGAGTAAGGGAGGTATGAAGAAAAACTGCAAAATGAAATGTTCTAATATGGAAAACATAGAAAGGAGAAGCCATTATTATTGCAATTTTATAAACTAATCCACATATCTAATCAAGCCTGACAATTTGTTCTTCTGAATCCCATCTtgttaatcttttttttctcccaacctTTTGGGGATCAATATTGAATTTACATCTCCTTGATTAAATTCCATaggtttcattttcttccttttttacttGGTTCTGCAGGAAAAGTATCTCTCTTCAAAGTGTTACGGAAACTGTTGTTCAGGAAATTCAAAATCTTCTACAGATGCAGCCAATGCTTGTTTTAGCTTCAAAAGCTACCATATTTGGGGATGGACCTCTCTCAAGTGAGGCTAAAAGGTTAGTCCCTGAGGCTCCAACGTACACACATATTTGTGTTATGTACCTTCTTGTAAGTtcttttgagaaattttttaagTAATATTCCATAAGGTACTCCCAGGTTGGAGGAGACTAATCATCCATGGAAGATGTTAAGTACTAAAAGCATTGTTCACTATCTGTTACATTGTTATGAATAACTGACTTATAATTATTTATGCTGTGGAAAGGAATGCTTCCAATTATTTTGCAGATGGATAGATAGTTACCTGTCATTGCTTTCTTTTGAATATGTAATCTAGTTTGAATAATGTGCTGAAACATTCTGCAACATGACTTTCAGAAAATGGTCTTTGCAAGATGCCTCAGATTTAAAAACCTCCACAATGGATCTGCAGAAATATTCTTATCGTGATTACATGCCGTCAGTGTGGCAGGTATTTGATCTCTTGCTGGTTAGCTGTCAAGTATGTTGTATAAAATCACTTTCTGGGTGTGATGGGTCTGACTGGTTACTGGTATCACCTTCATGTATCATGTTTATCTGGAAAGATTTTTTGCTGTTGCCAATCGTTTGATCTTGTATTTCTTGTTGATGAAAGACCATTTTACTAAGTTAAATCACAGTTTGTCTTCAAGTTTTGATTACTACCATATTCTATGGTTTTTAACGCACTTGATAgagatttttccttttcatacaattggcaaaaagagagagaatgtattaagaagaaaaggggACAACATATAGAGCAAGGCCAAAGAATACAGGACCACACCTTCTCACcccagaaacaacagaaacaggGACCCACTTTAAATAACAGGGTTGAATGCTTCTTATTTATTGTTTAAAATCCAAGTGTTATGGTTCTTAAAGAGATAATAATGAAAGGAATGTTAAATAGTTGCCTGTGGCTTTTAATTACATGCTGTGGAATGACTCATGCTACTAGCATACAGTTATAGTACCCTCTGAGCTTATAACTTCTACGCTGATCAACTGGTTCAGTATTATAAAAAGTGCAGCAATTAATGCAGGACAACTTTAATTGAAAGTGATGTAGGATGCAAAGAAACTGTACTTTTAGAAACAAAATGTTGTGCCCCAAAGGCTTAGGAAGTTGACAGGTCTAAAGAGGTAATGTAGATATAAAATGCATTAGATATTTCTCTACTCCTAGATTTAATGGTATAGTTTGGTTAGGGAAAGTAACTAGGATGGAATTATGATTAATGCAGGACTAAGGTAGGACAACATAGATAATACAGAAAAGGAAGATATATGTCTTAGGTTTTGAAAAAACCTTCCCACTTCAAGAGCATGGGTCAGTGGTGATGTAGATCAAGCTTGCACAGGGAAGGGGCTGCTGGCCCCATCAAACCAGGTCTAATGTTGGACCAGCCAGCCCCCACCTTAGTCCCCTCAAGCCAGAAACACTTCAcgagttactgttcacgtgaacagtaacccTTGCAATTTTGTCTTATTATTGAGACTTCTAGAAGGCCCTACAGCAGCCTTCGATTGAAGAGTGTCCTGCAGCTTCCAGAATCCCAGATTTCCTCTCCATTGATAGCTAGAGCTTGGAagctttgtttctattttagtgCTTTAGTTTAGTTTCCCGGGCAAAGAATAAAGCAGTTGGTTAGTTTCTATCTTTACATTTGCTTGGTTAACAAGTAGTTTGTTGTTAGGAAAGTCAATCAGTTTCTATTCttagttagtttcttttttggttacCTTCTAATTTGTAAGTTGAGTTCACTCCTATTTAAGAGGACCTGCTGTAAATCAATTTTAAGTTAATGAAGAATGATTTAGAGATGACTTGTGCTGTTtcgctgtgggatgcagttgggtgagatgcctacaCTTGAGGGATGAGATGTCCATAACctatcttcttcccccttctcaaccctccatcaatttcttttttcttctttcttattttctgttttagcctttgtgagagagtgtttgagagtcATTTGAAGACCGGAAGTTCAGCTTGAAGCTGCTACTGAGAATCTCcataaagtttcctttttcattcctCAAGCATAACTTCCCAACCAGCCATCAGTTGAGGCTCATATTTTGAAGGATACCTATTCATCGTACAACGGATCTTCACTCCAAATTTGAGGTTCATCGGAGGTTGAAATCTCAAGTTatcaaaagtttcctaattcatgtcaACAACGTAACTCTCAATTCAACCATCAGAATTGTTTTATCTCTTGAGGGCTTGTTGACCCATAtaggaccttcatctactccGAGTTTCAGCTCCATTTGAGCTACGGTTTGTGAGTTCCCAATTTTCTCCTTATTCAGCTAaattttcagatcctgcctgggattaggtcGTATGTGATCTAGTATTACATCAAGTGGAGTGACACCAACAAGGATGGAATCAGTTTGAATAGGCTGTTCGTGATCAATACCCAACAACTTGATCTCAGCAGTTAAGTACAATCTCTAATCGAATAAAATCATCCATTTAACCTCAAGTATGTCTGCTGGATACTAGACCATCCATATTATCCTAGAATAAACCTATGACTCTATGAGGGCTGATGTGAGATGTTACTCTGCTACCTTTGGAGCCTTTATGTTGGAAACGAATTCAACAAGACCTGCCTCACATGAGGTTCCCAACTTTTCTCAGTTTTGGATTTAAATCACTGTACTAGTGGGCTTCACTGCCTGTTTCAGTCTCACTTAATATCCTTATGGACAGTTATAGTTGGAATCTATTCCTTTTACGTTCAGTTTATTTAATTGATCCTTACTTTATCTTGCTTCTTCTTGCAGTCATTTGTTACACATAGGGTTCTTGTAAGAGTCTCAGGTATGGTGCTTTTCATTTGCTGAAACACATTACCTGCTCTTGTTAATGAGAAGTGTTATCTGTATTGTATGGAAACTTGCTCTAACGATTTTGCAGATGAATATCTTGCTAACAGCAAACATCTAATTACACCAATCTATGAGACTGAATGGTTACTGCCACCTCTGAGTTTCTTGgacaaatttactgtgaaagATGTAAGGACATGCATCATGCAAATTCCCAACAGctgtaatatttttcttttttttggaattccTCTATTTTATTGTCGCACGTATGCTGCAGGCTGGTATCTTCATGATTGCGTGAAGGTGCATTAACAATAGCAAGGAATCGGGATTTGCAACTTGTCAGCTGATCTCTCTCATCACGTCAGGTTTTCAAATATTCTTTGTTTCTGTATCCTAGATCATTCTGCTTGTGTAAAATTTCACATGTCCTCGCAGAGTAGTTTCAATGCAGCTATATGTGATGAACTTAATTTCCAAACTGATGAAAGCTTTTTTATAATTCATCTACTAGATTTGGATAAGACAGTTGGAAGTAAGCAAGGATCAAGGTAAGAGAGTAGAAAAGAGTAGAGGAGAAGTAAGAGGacgagagaagaagatgagaggaagaagagaaagagatgcgTACAATcgtatgtgagagagagagctcttccCACCTATATTGGTGTACTAACATGATAGGAGGAATTACATACATCTCCTTATGGATGCAAAAGGTAAAAAAACGAAAATAAACCAGTTCCCAAACTACTCCTATGACATaaactctaacactccccctcaagctagggAATAAATGTCATATATTCTCAGATTGCACAAAAGGGTACTGAATTGGTGAGGAATGAGCACTTTGGTGAAGATATTTGTCAATTGATCACTTGTCTTCACAAAGGAGTGCAATTTTAATCAGAGTcaatcttctccttgatgaaatgaTGGTCTACCTCATTGTGCTTTGTTCAGACATGTTGCACGGGATTGTAAGAAGTAGTTATAACAACCTTGTTATCAAAATGGAGCTGTGTAGATCCATCCCTCAAATTCCAATTCCCGGACCAACCATCTCAATCATAGGAATTCACATTACTCCATAGCCATTTACCTAAACTCTACCTCTGCATTTGATCTAGCCACAACATGCTGTTTTTTGCTCCTCAATATGACCAAATTACCACCCACTAA
It includes:
- the LOC122084084 gene encoding DNA repair protein XRCC2 homolog isoform X1 translates to MDSATELGGWINGDESAKEMLERVLTERPLLLLPPLHRVPLRVGNVVEIVGPSPSAKTQILVQAAISCVLPREWNGVYYGGLERLVIYFDLDCRFDILRLSESLKLHIMEANRSSNMNNGGPNEDFNFDEELFVSCMKRFLYVRSYNSFEFLAALKTLHCQLQKESEAHGVGVHFLMIDSISAFYWVDRASAMLPIGGDKRKSISLQSVTETVVQEIQNLLQMQPMLVLASKATIFGDGPLSSEAKRKWSLQDASDLKTSTMDLQKYSYRDYMPSVWQSFVTHRVLVRVSDEYLANSKHLITPIYETEWLLPPLSFLDKFTVKDAGIFMIA
- the LOC122084084 gene encoding DNA repair protein XRCC2 homolog isoform X2 — protein: MDSATELGGWINGDESAKEMLERVLTERPLLLLPPLHRVPLRVGNVVEIVGPSPSAKTQILVQAAISCVLPREWNGVYYGGLERLVIYFDLDCRFDILRLSESLKLHIMEANRSSNMNNGGPNEDFNFDEELFVSCMKRFLYVRSYNSFEFLAALKTLHCQLQKESEAHGVGVHFLMIDSISAFYWVDRASAMLPIGGDKRKSISLQSVTETVVQEIQNLLQMQPMLVLASKATIFGDGPLSSEAKRKWSLQDASDLKTSTMDLQKYSYRDYMPSVWQSFVTHRVLVRVSANI